Proteins co-encoded in one Bacteroidota bacterium genomic window:
- a CDS encoding bZIP transcription factor, with translation MGDLNQKLADLHDPDFTSGLPPAVYVDFLQETGCEGPAWEWAVKAAAEIDRLTARVAELEAERDRLREDLRNMTAQVERLREFHDDHRNKPCGDYDAECPIGMGEWFDQEERDQIARAHAALGEEG, from the coding sequence ATGGGTGATCTAAATCAGAAGCTCGCCGACCTGCACGATCCTGACTTTACGAGCGGTCTTCCGCCTGCGGTCTATGTGGACTTTCTGCAAGAGACCGGTTGCGAAGGCCCCGCGTGGGAATGGGCCGTCAAAGCCGCCGCCGAGATCGACCGCCTCACCGCCCGTGTGGCGGAGCTGGAGGCAGAGCGGGATAGGCTGCGGGAGGATCTTCGCAACATGACTGCGCAGGTCGAGCGGCTGCGCGAGTTCCACGACGATCACCGCAACAAGCCCTGCGGAGACTATGATGCCGAGTGCCCCATCGGCATGGGTGAGTGGTTCGACCAGGAGGAGCGGGACCAGATCGCCCGCGCCCACGCCGCGCTCGGGGAGGAGGGGTGA